The Engystomops pustulosus chromosome 9, aEngPut4.maternal, whole genome shotgun sequence genome includes a window with the following:
- the LOC140077224 gene encoding protein kinase C delta type-like, which translates to MVILESDPASKELLAVKVLSKRKMKESLGTELEVQKRTFEEVEFQNRAFRELEVLKIGAGSRFLMSLRGFQENIYNYKLAMDYMPRGTLYSRMEESQLFRIQTTRRFAAEMFCGLQYLHDHGVIHRDLKPNNILLDDIGHIKIADYSCAAINVSREDTTTGFVGSIGYAAPEVLGGKRYNHQVDSFSFGVILFMMCVGEKPFYSEGSVLEYFLSLVKQDPAFPPGMCPDAVSFIEGLLHKSPSDRLPITSATRSHPFFISVDWDDVESGKARPPFPWFSE; encoded by the exons ATG GTTATACTGGAATCAGATCCAGCCAGTAAAGAACTTCTGGCTGTGAAGGTCCTGTCTAAGAGGAAGATGAAGGAAAGCCTGGGTACAGAACTGGAAGTCCAAAAAAGGACCTTTGAAGAAGTGGAATTCCAGAATAGGGCATTTAGAGAACTAGAAGTCCTGAAAATTGGCGCTGGAAGCCGCTTCCTCATGTCTTTGAGGGGCTTTCAAGAAAACATCTATAATTATAAGCTGGCAATGGACTATATGCCCAGAGGAACCCTGTATAGCCGGATGGAGGAATCTCAGCTGTTTAGAATCCAGACAACAAG GCGGTTTGCGGCTGAGATGTTCTGCGGACTGCAGTACCTTCACGATCATGGCGTCATCCATCG AGACCTGAAGCCGAACAACATCCTCCTAGATGACATCGGACACATCAAAATCGCTGACTACAGCTGTGCAGCCATCAATGTGTCTAGGGAGGACACAACAACAGGCTTCGTAGGCTCGATTGGTTACGCTGCCCCGGAG GTGCTGGGCGGGAAGCGGTACAACCATCAGGTGGATTCTTTTTCCTTTGGCGTCATCCTGTTCATGATGTGCGTAGGAGAAAAACCATTCTACAGCGAAGGCTCAGTGCTGGAATATTTCCTGTCACTGGTGAAGCAGGACCCTGCTTTCCCTCCTGGGATGTGCCCTGAtgccgtcagcttcatagaaggG CTCCTGCACAAATCTCCAAGTGACCGACTGCCAATAACATCCGCCACCAGATCCCACCCGTTCTTTATCTCTGTTGACTGGGATGATGTGGAGTCCGGGAAGGCCCGGCCACCATTCCCATGGTTCTCT GAGTAA